The sequence CCTATGTAGATTAAGGATATTCGACCCTAAATATGGAAATCCTTCTGACTATGACGATATTCCTCAATTTTTTTCAAAATATGTGTCGAAAAATTTAAAACACGGCTAATGGATTTCTGCTGCTTGACATACCCCTATGGGGTATATTAAAGTGATGTTAAGGAGGTTGATGCATGGCAGCACATGAGAAGCATGATGAAGGTGTTGTTCCGCATGACTGCTGCGGCGGCGATTGCCATTCTTCCGAAGAGCGTAAAAGCCATCATACCCAGGAATTCAAGAACGGGCTGACTACCCGGCTTAACCGCATAGAAGGGCAGATCCGCGGGATTAAAGGCATGATTGAGCGCGACACCTACTGCGATGATGTTCTGACCCAGCTTGCGGCGGTTCAGTCGGCGCTTGGAAGCGTCGGGAAGCTGCTGCTTGAAGGCCATATGAAGAGCTGTATCATTGACAGAATCGAAGCCGGAGAACATGAGGTTGTGGACGAACTGCTGGTTACAATCGGCAGATTAATGAAATAAGGAGAGGATTAATAATGGCGAACGTTGTATTGAATGTAGAGGGAATGTCCTGCGGACATTGCGTAAGCTCGGTGGAGAAAGCGGTAAGCAATCTGGGAGCATCCGCAACCGTGGATCTGGCATCCAAGACGGTAGCGGTAGATTATGACGACAGCAAGGTCAGTGTGGGAACCATCAAGGAAGCGATTGAAGAGCAGGGCTATGACGTAGTTCAATAAGCTAAATGAGGCATAAACTAAGGCATGGAGCATTAGGGATAAAAAGTCCTGTTATAACGCTCCGCGCCTTCTCTTTTTTACAATTCACATACCCCCTATGGGTATCTAAAAGGATGTGATCTTATGGAGGAAACAGCAGTGGCACCCGTAGAGGAGCAGGCGACCTTGCAGATTACGGGCATGACCTGCTCCGCCTGCGCGGCGAGGATCGAGAAAGGGATATCCCGCATGGAGGGCGTCTCCCGGGCGAATGTCAATCTTGCGCTGGAGCAGGCGTCCGTGGGCTTCGATCCGAAGGTTGTTAGCGTACCGAAGATCGAGGACAAGATCCGCTCGCTCGGCTACGACACGGTGAAGGAAGCGGCGGACTTCGATATTTCCGGCATGACCTGCGCCGCCTGCTCGGCCCGGATCGAGAAGGTGCTTGGCAAGATGCCGGGCATTGCCGGAGTCAATGTTAACCTTGCGCTTGAAACGGCGCATGTGGAATATACCCCGGGGATGATTACTCCCCAGGACATCGTCGCTAAGGTCGACTCGATCGGCTACAAAGCTTCGCTGAAGGAAGACCGGAAGGAGACGGCCGATCGGCGGGAGCTTGAAATCAGCCGCAAGCGCATAAAATGGATGATTTCGGCGCTGTTGTCTCTGCCGCTTCTGTGGGCGATGGTCGGCCATTTCTCATTCACGTCCTGGATTCCCGTTCCGGAGCTGTTCATGAATCCCTGGTTCCAGCTTGTTCTGGCGACGCCGGTACAGTTCATTATCGGCTGGCAGTTCTATGTCGGCGCCTACAAGGCGCTCCGTAACGGCAGCGCCAATATGGATGTGCTGGTGGCACTGGGTACGTCGGCCGCTTACTTCTACAGCCTGTACCTTACGCTCGATTCCCTGCGGATGAACGGCATGAATCATACGGTTGAAATGTACTATGAGACCGGAGCAGTGCTGATCACGCTCATTCTGGTCGGCAAATGGTTCGAGGCGCTGGCGAAGGGCCGCTCCTCCGACGCCATCCGCAGTCTGATGGGCTTGCAGGCCAAGACGGCGCTTGTGATCCGTGAAGGAACGGAGATGAACGTTCCCGTAGAGGAAGTCGTGATCGGGGATATCGTGCTCGTGAAGCCGGGCACCAAGATTCCCGTTGACGGCGAAGTGACTGAAGGCTTGTCATCCGTAGATGAATCGATGCTTACGGGCGAGAGCATTCCGGTGGAGAAGAAGCCGGGCGACCCCGTGATTGGAGCGACGGTGAACAAGAACGGCGTGCTAAAGATCAAAGCCCGCAAGGTGGGCCGCGACACGGCGCTTGCCCAGATTATCCGCGTAGTTGAGGAAGCGCAGGGGTCCAAGGCGCCGATCCAGCGGGTGGCGGATGTCATCTCCGGCATCTTCGTGCCGATTGTGGTAGCCATCGCCGCATTGACGTTCCTGATCTGGTATCTGTGGGCGGCGCCGGGACAGTTCGCTGAAGCGCTGGAGAAAGGAATCGCCGTACTCGTTATCGCCTGCCCCTGCGCGCTGGGCTTGGCGACGCCGACCTCGATTATGGCCGGCTCCGGCAGGGCCGCGGAGCTTGGCATTCTGTTCAAGGGCGGCGAGCATCTGGAAGCCGCGCAGGGCATTCAGCTCGTCGTGCTCGACAAGACGGGCACCGTAACGAGCGGCAAGCCGGTGCTCACGGACGTGCTTGTATCGCCCGGCTTCAAGGGCGCTCCGGAGCTGGCTCCGGCAGACAGCCTGCTGGCGCTTGCGGCGGCGGCCGAGAAGCTGTCGGAGCATCCGCTGGCAGAGGCGGTGGCCGCAGGCGCAGCGGAGAAAGGGCTGGCGCTGGCCGAAGCCGGAAGCTTCGCCAATGTACCCGGGCGGGGTATCAAGGCCGCCGTCCAGGGCAGGGAGATCATCGTCGGCACGCGCCGGATGATGGAGGAGAACGGCGTCGATGCCGCCCGCTGGCTTGACGCCATGAACGATCTTGAGCAGCAGGGCAAGACGGCGATGCTGGTCGCGGTGGACGGCGTTAGCGAAGGTATCGTAGCCGTCGCGGATACGATTAAGCCGACCTCGCGTGAAGCGGTGGCGGCTTTGCGGAGCATGGGGATCGACGTCGTGATGATCACCGGCGACAATGAGCGGACGGCGCGGGCGATCGCGGCCGAGGCCGGCATTGACCGGGTGATGGCCGAAGTGCTGCCCGAAGGCAAGGCCGAGGCGGTGCGGAAGCTTCAGGAGGGCGGCGTGAAGGTGGCGATGGTCGGCGACGGAATCAACGATGCGCCGGCGCTGGCGACCGCCGATATCGGCATGGCGGTCGGCACCGGGACAGACGTGGCGATGGAAGCGGCGGATATTACGCTGATGCGCGGCGATCTGAAGGCCATCGCCGACGCGATCAAGATGAGCCGCAAGACGATGGGCAACATCAAGCAGAATCTGTTCTGGGCGCTCGGCTACAATACGGTCGGCATTCCGATAGCTGCGCTGGGATTCCTCGCGCCCTGGCTGGCGGGTGCGGCTATGGCGTTCAGCTCGGTTTCGGTCGTGCTGAATGCGCTGCGGCTGCAGCGGGTAAAGTTATAACGCAGGAGTAAAAATGGCTTGAAAGGAAGTGGGGAGCAATGAGCAAGGATCTCCGGGAGTCCGAGGCGGCATCCCTTGATAACGAGGTGCTGTCCCTGCTGGGCAGACATGTCTCCGTCCGCAAGTTCCGGCCGGACCCGGTAAGCGAAGAGCAGCTTGCCGCCATTATCCAGGCGGCGCAGATGGCCTCTACCTCCAGCAATGTGCAGGCATACAGCGTAATCGCGGTGGCTGATCCGGCGCTGAAAGCGGAGCTTGCGGCGCTTGCCGGGAACCAGGCCTATGTGGCGGAATGCCCGGTCTTTCTGGTCTGGTGCGCCGATATGTACCGGCTGCGGGAGGCGGCAAAGCCGCATCTGAACGGCGCGGCCACCTATGAGGATTCGGCGGAGAATTTCATCATCGCCACCGTCGACACCGCGCTGGCCGCGCAGAACGCCGCCGTGGCGGCGGAGTCGCTGGGGCTGGGCATCGTCTACATCGGCGGCTTGCGGAACAAGATCGCTGAGGTGGCCGAGCGGCTCGGATTGCCCGAGCTGGTCTATCCGCTGTTCGGCATGTGCCTTGGCTATCCCGATCAGGCACCGGCGCTGCGTCCGCGCCTGCCGCTGCCGGCGGTGCTGCATCGTGACCGCTACGATGCCGAAGAGACGGTGCGCCAGGTCAAGGCATACGACGCTACGATGTCCGAGTATTTGCGCAAGCGGACCGGAGGGGCGAAGGACACCCCTTGGTCGGCGATCATGGCGGACCGGCTTGCGGAGCCGATCCGGCTGCATATGAAGGATTTCCTGCTGGGCAAAGGCTTTTTGCGTAGGTAGGGTCTAGTCCGCAGGAGGCGTTTGGAATTTCAATAAAGAGGGTACGGGCTTCGGCATGGGATTGCCGGGGTTCGTACCCTTTTTGCTGCCCTTAGGTGACAGTTGTCACCCTAAGATCATGACAGTCCTTACTAAAGACGCGGGTTTCGAACGTGTATCCATAGTGTAGAACGTTAGGAACACATTCGATGGTTCAGCCCCGCCAAGCAAGGGTTTGGCTCGAAGCGGATTCCTTGCATTGGCGGGGCCTAAAAGGGATGGAGCGGCTAGTAGGGTCAGCGAAACGCTCCGCTCTTGGCCTGTTCCGCCCGCATCCATCCCGACAACTGCCGTTTCAGCCGCAAGAATTCGGGATGCTCCGTCATTTCCTCCCGGCGGGGCCGGGGGAAAGGGACTTCGACCGTATGCAGCAGCGTGCCCGGCCGTCCCGAGAATACATAGATGCGGCTGGAGAGCAGCAGCGCCTCCTCGATGCTGTGCGTGATGAACAGCACGGAGCGGCGGTTCTCCTCCCACAGCTCCAGCAGCCAGCGCTGCATCTCGCTGCGGGTGAGCGCGTCGAGCGCGCTGAACGGCTCGTCCAGGAGCATCAGCTCCTGGGGCGCCAGCAGCGCGCGCAGGAAGGCGGCACGCTGCTGCATGCCGCCGGACAGCATGTGCGGATACGCCTTCTCGAATCCGCCAAGTCCAGCCTTCGCGAGCCAGCGCCGCGCTTCCTCGCGGGCTTCGCCCCGCGCCGCGCCCTTCAGCTCGCGGGCAAGAATCACATTTTCCTCGATGCTGCGCCAAGGAAACAGCGCCGGCTGCTGCGGCATGTAGCTCACGCTGCCTCGCTGCCCAGTAACGGGAGCGCCGTTCATACGCACGGCGCCCGCATCTGGCTTGACCAGCCCGCCGATGATGTGAAAGAGCGTGCTCTTGCCGCAGCCCGACGGCCCGACGATGGATACGAACTCCTGCCGCTTCACCGTCAGCGACACCTGCTCCAGCACCGGGATGCTCCGCCCCAGCCGGGCGAATGATTTGGTGATGCCGGAGACCTCCAGCGCGGGAGCATCGCGGACCGGGCCCGGTGATGGCGCGCCGGAAACAGGGGGATGTCCGCCGCCAGGGGCCGGCCCTTCCTCCAAGTCTCCCTCTGAAGACGAAATGATCTTACGCGTCAACTTCAGCAGCCTCCTTTATAACTCTTTTCTATGCAACTTTTCTATACACGTTCTGTGCGACCGTTTCTACGCGTCCCGCCGCGGCTTCCAGCGGACCAGCCATTTCTCCAGCAGAACAACGGCGGCGAACAGCAGCAGACTCAGCAGCACGCTTAGAATAATGGCGACGAACATCCGGTCCGTACGGTACGCCGATTTCTGGATCTGCATATAGTAGCCGAGCCCGTTGTTCCCGCCGATCAGTTCCGCGACCACGGCGCCCGTTACGGCGTAGGCGGAGGATATTTTGATGCCGGAGAATAGGGAGGGCAGCGCATGGGGCAGCTCCAGCTTGGTGAAGATTTGCCGCCTCGTAGCGCCCGCCATCTTCATGAATTGAAGCATCATGCGGTCGGTCTGGGCGAGCCCGCCCAGGCCCGCGACCGCCACGGGGAAGAAACACACCAGGACAATGAGAATAATCTTCGGCAGTTGGCCGAAGCCGAACCAGATCACCAGCAGCGGACCGAGCGCGATCACCGGCACGTTCTGGCTTAAGATCAGCAGCGGGTACAGCGCGCGGGCCGTCCAGGGCACGATATGCAGCAGCACGGCGGCGGTCAGGCCCGCGGCCACGCCGAGCGGAAAGCCGATCAGCGTCAGCCGCAGCGTCGCCAGCGTATGCCCTTTAAGGGATGAAGCGCTGGCCATGCCCTCCCGCCAAATGTCGGAGGGAGCGGGCAGCATCCATTTTTCCACATGGGACCAGGAAACCGACACCTGCCACAGCGCCAAAAACAAGAGGACCGCCACAAAGGGCGGCCAGATTTGTTTCCACTTCGAACTCACGGGCGGTATTTCTCCGTCAGCTTGTCCATGCTGATTCCGCCCGGATTATGGGCGATCTTCACCTGCGAGATGACGCTGGGGCAGCCCGCTTCGATCAGCGCCTCCTGCATCTCCCGGACAATTTCCAGCAGGTCGGCGAGCTCGCCCTCCATCGTCGTCTCCAGCGCGTTCACCTGATGCTTCACGCCGGAGCGCTGAATCACTTCGATTGCTTTGTCCACGTATGGGATTACGTCTTCGCCTCCCGGCGTTTTCGGAATCACCTGAATGCTCAGCAGCGTACTTGCCATTCCCAATCATCCTTTCATGACGTTGATACATTCATGACCTTAATACTTTCATACCGTTAATGGTGAACCCCGTGAATTAAGATTTTAACTCTATATAAAATGAACTTGAGATTTTCCCATTTGGGTATCGTCTATAACTACGAGGAATGTTTGGACTTCCGGCCGCTGCCCATCTCCAGATTTCTTGATTATACCGTTCTTCACGGATGAAATCCGGAGACAGCCTATGCTTTCGAAGCGAGCTTTCCTCCGGAAAGCTTTCGGGCGATCGCTATCGCTCCTACAGTTCCAAACTTCCCCTTCGTCACTCTCACGCTGATGTCATTTTTTTTAAGTTCATTTTATATTAAACTTACTTCCCGTCCGGCAAAAATTCGTTCGTGAACGCCTTGTCCGCCTCAAGCGGCTTGTCCAGCAGCTTCAGCCCGTACATCCAGTCGGCGTAATTCTTCCACACCTCGGTCTTCTGCTCACCCCACCGGGCGGCGTCGTCCTTGTATTTCGGGCTGAGCCATTCCTGGCTGGCCTGAACGAGCTTCGCGTCAAGATCGGGAACCGCCTTGATCAGAATGTCCGCAGCCTCCTTCGGATGGTCGATCGCGTATTGATACCCCTTGGACGTCGCCTTCAAAAAGGCTTTGACCACCTCGGGATTCTCGGCGATTTCCTTCTCGCTCGTCGTCAGCACCGGCGTGTAGTAATCGAGCTGCGGCGCGTAATCCTTCAGATAGAGCATATCGAGCGGCTCGCCGCGCAGCTTTGCTTCGATGCCGGTCCAGGCATAGAAAATCCAGGCAAAGTCAATGTCCCGCTTAACGGCAGTAAAATAATCGGCCTCGCCGATCGTGACCTGTTTGACCTTCTTCACATCGCCGCCGACCGGGTCCATAATCGCCTTCATGGAAGCTTCTTCGACAGGCGATCCCCAGCCGCCGTAGGTTTTGCCTTCAAAATCCTTCGGCGACTTGATGCCCCGGTCAACCGGAGCCGCGAAGCCGGACGTGTTATGCTGGATAATCGCCGCAATGGACACGAGCGGAACGCCCTGAATGCGGGCCAGCGTCAGACTATCCTGCGCGCCTACGCCAAAGGCGGCTTCTCCCGAAGTGACCATCGTATCCGCGCCTGCCGCTCCCGGCTGCACAATGTCAACGTCAAGGCCCTCTTCCGCGTAATACCCGAGCTCTTTAGCGACATACAGTCCGGTGTGGTTCGTATTCGGCGTCCAGTCGAGCGCGACCTTTACCGGCGTCGCCGCTTTTGGCGAGCTTTCGGCGGAAGCGGCTGCCTCCGGCGATGCGGAAGCGGGGCTTCCCTGGCTGCCGCCGGCGTTTCCTCCTGAATTATTGCCGCCGCAGCCTGCCGCCGTCAGTATCAACAGGCTGGTCAGGGACAGCGTTAACCATTTTTTTACTCCCATTTCTATAGTCTCTCCTTTGTCTTGCCGCCCCGGGTATCGATGCCGGAAGCAGCGGGTATTCCCGTCTTCATTAAAGCTTACCCGCAAATCACGAAGCCGCCCAGCGGCCCACGCGAGTTTGCGTAAATCTGAAAAGCCAAAAAAGCGCCCCTGAACATTCGGGACGCTGCGGAGTGCATGACGGCGGCGGTCTCTCAGGACCACGCGCTTAAGGCTTTCCTACGCTGGCATTACCCAGATCAGGTATAAGGGTCAGTATCTTGCGGGATACACTCTCAGCCGGCCATAATTCCAGCACCCCAAGGTCTATGAAGTTTCGGGTATTCCTTGCTGTTTACGCTGTAATTATAGACGCAAGGCTCTGAAGTTGTCCAGTGCCTCGGCCGATCCTGAAGCTGTCATTTTATCATACCGCCGCCGGTGCGGCAGGGAACCATGCATGAAAGACGCATCGGTGCGAAGGATTGGAGAAAAGCGCGGCATTTGCCGGGAAATAACCCTGGGAAATTAAAAAATCGGGATTTGGAAAAAAATTACGCGAATTGTGGCGGATATTTGGGGTGAATTTCCGTCTTTTCCAGAAAAACATGCTATAATGACCTCAGGTTGCTGCATTTTTTGTAGGCCCAAAGGAGGGTGTTCATGAACTGTATTCATTGTTCCCCTATTGAACCCATTGAAGACAAGGGAATCTTAAAAATTCGGAGCGCATCTCCTTCACTTGCATCGGCTGTTCAAGCGTCCGGTTTTAAACTTACATCTTTCCAGGAAGAAGTGTGCGAGATTTCTTACAACACCCGGGAACAGCTGCTGAATGTGATGAAACTGATCGAATCCGCGGAGGAAGCGGCACTTCTGACCATATCCATCATCGGGACGGAACCTCCAAGCGAGTTGGAACGGTGGATGTCGCTCTCCCAGCTTCAGGTTCGCTTTAGCAATCATTCACTCATCGATATTATAGCCAATAAAGAATTTTGCAGCTATATGCAGCCGATTGTCGATTATTCCGAGCAGATTGTCGGCTTTGAGTTTTTGCTGCGGCCGCTGCCGCAAGGTACGCCGTTTCAGCCGCACATCCTTTTTGAGGTGGCAAGACAAAGCGGATTTCATTCCTTTCTGGACCGGGCCGCACGCATTTCCGCCATTGAATCCAGCGCCAGGCTGCTGCCGCACGGAATTAAACGGTTCATCAATTTTCTGCCCTCCTCCATATACGATCCGCAATACTGCTTAACCCATACGTTTGAGGCGATAGAACAGCAGGGACTGAGACCGGAGGATTTTGTGTTTGAGGTAGTGGAAACGGAGGAAATCGGCGACATTTCACACCTCATACGGATTTTTGCCGAATGCCGCAGCCATGGCGCTCTTGTTGCGCTCGACGATGTCGGCGCAGGCTACTCCACGGTAGAGTTGATGTCCAGCCTGCAACCGGATTATGTAAAGATTGACCGGGGGCTGATCAGCTTTTGCGACCTTGATGCGAGCAAGCAGGAAGCTGTTAAGGAGATTATAGAGAGAGCCGGAGCGTTTGGCGGAAAAGTGCTGGCCGAAGGAATCGAGCGGCGGGAGGAATTTAAGTTCTGCCGGGAGCTCGGCATTCGCTTGGCGCAGGGCTACTTGTTCGGCAAGCCTGCGGCAACGCCGCCAATCCATTTTCTGCATGCAGCCGGGATGAGTTAATATAGAATAATAACGCCTTCCCGCGCCGGAGTCTTTTGAGTAAGTCCGGCCGGTAAGAGGGATAAGGAGGGGGTGCTGCCATGAGCGGCACTTTGCTGTATATCGAGGACGA is a genomic window of Paenibacillus durus ATCC 35681 containing:
- the nfsA gene encoding oxygen-insensitive NADPH nitroreductase, coding for MSKDLRESEAASLDNEVLSLLGRHVSVRKFRPDPVSEEQLAAIIQAAQMASTSSNVQAYSVIAVADPALKAELAALAGNQAYVAECPVFLVWCADMYRLREAAKPHLNGAATYEDSAENFIIATVDTALAAQNAAVAAESLGLGIVYIGGLRNKIAEVAERLGLPELVYPLFGMCLGYPDQAPALRPRLPLPAVLHRDRYDAEETVRQVKAYDATMSEYLRKRTGGAKDTPWSAIMADRLAEPIRLHMKDFLLGKGFLRR
- a CDS encoding copper ion binding protein, translating into MANVVLNVEGMSCGHCVSSVEKAVSNLGASATVDLASKTVAVDYDDSKVSVGTIKEAIEEQGYDVVQ
- a CDS encoding heavy metal translocating P-type ATPase; translation: MEETAVAPVEEQATLQITGMTCSACAARIEKGISRMEGVSRANVNLALEQASVGFDPKVVSVPKIEDKIRSLGYDTVKEAADFDISGMTCAACSARIEKVLGKMPGIAGVNVNLALETAHVEYTPGMITPQDIVAKVDSIGYKASLKEDRKETADRRELEISRKRIKWMISALLSLPLLWAMVGHFSFTSWIPVPELFMNPWFQLVLATPVQFIIGWQFYVGAYKALRNGSANMDVLVALGTSAAYFYSLYLTLDSLRMNGMNHTVEMYYETGAVLITLILVGKWFEALAKGRSSDAIRSLMGLQAKTALVIREGTEMNVPVEEVVIGDIVLVKPGTKIPVDGEVTEGLSSVDESMLTGESIPVEKKPGDPVIGATVNKNGVLKIKARKVGRDTALAQIIRVVEEAQGSKAPIQRVADVISGIFVPIVVAIAALTFLIWYLWAAPGQFAEALEKGIAVLVIACPCALGLATPTSIMAGSGRAAELGILFKGGEHLEAAQGIQLVVLDKTGTVTSGKPVLTDVLVSPGFKGAPELAPADSLLALAAAAEKLSEHPLAEAVAAGAAEKGLALAEAGSFANVPGRGIKAAVQGREIIVGTRRMMEENGVDAARWLDAMNDLEQQGKTAMLVAVDGVSEGIVAVADTIKPTSREAVAALRSMGIDVVMITGDNERTARAIAAEAGIDRVMAEVLPEGKAEAVRKLQEGGVKVAMVGDGINDAPALATADIGMAVGTGTDVAMEAADITLMRGDLKAIADAIKMSRKTMGNIKQNLFWALGYNTVGIPIAALGFLAPWLAGAAMAFSSVSVVLNALRLQRVKL
- a CDS encoding ABC transporter substrate-binding protein; amino-acid sequence: MGVKKWLTLSLTSLLILTAAGCGGNNSGGNAGGSQGSPASASPEAAASAESSPKAATPVKVALDWTPNTNHTGLYVAKELGYYAEEGLDVDIVQPGAAGADTMVTSGEAAFGVGAQDSLTLARIQGVPLVSIAAIIQHNTSGFAAPVDRGIKSPKDFEGKTYGGWGSPVEEASMKAIMDPVGGDVKKVKQVTIGEADYFTAVKRDIDFAWIFYAWTGIEAKLRGEPLDMLYLKDYAPQLDYYTPVLTTSEKEIAENPEVVKAFLKATSKGYQYAIDHPKEAADILIKAVPDLDAKLVQASQEWLSPKYKDDAARWGEQKTEVWKNYADWMYGLKLLDKPLEADKAFTNEFLPDGK
- a CDS encoding ABC transporter ATP-binding protein, giving the protein MEVSGITKSFARLGRSIPVLEQVSLTVKRQEFVSIVGPSGCGKSTLFHIIGGLVKPDAGAVRMNGAPVTGQRGSVSYMPQQPALFPWRSIEENVILARELKGAARGEAREEARRWLAKAGLGGFEKAYPHMLSGGMQQRAAFLRALLAPQELMLLDEPFSALDALTRSEMQRWLLELWEENRRSVLFITHSIEEALLLSSRIYVFSGRPGTLLHTVEVPFPRPRREEMTEHPEFLRLKRQLSGWMRAEQAKSGAFR
- a CDS encoding metal-sensitive transcriptional regulator; the protein is MAAHEKHDEGVVPHDCCGGDCHSSEERKSHHTQEFKNGLTTRLNRIEGQIRGIKGMIERDTYCDDVLTQLAAVQSALGSVGKLLLEGHMKSCIIDRIEAGEHEVVDELLVTIGRLMK
- a CDS encoding ABC transporter permease, whose protein sequence is MSSKWKQIWPPFVAVLLFLALWQVSVSWSHVEKWMLPAPSDIWREGMASASSLKGHTLATLRLTLIGFPLGVAAGLTAAVLLHIVPWTARALYPLLILSQNVPVIALGPLLVIWFGFGQLPKIILIVLVCFFPVAVAGLGGLAQTDRMMLQFMKMAGATRRQIFTKLELPHALPSLFSGIKISSAYAVTGAVVAELIGGNNGLGYYMQIQKSAYRTDRMFVAIILSVLLSLLLFAAVVLLEKWLVRWKPRRDA
- a CDS encoding MTH1187 family thiamine-binding protein — encoded protein: MASTLLSIQVIPKTPGGEDVIPYVDKAIEVIQRSGVKHQVNALETTMEGELADLLEIVREMQEALIEAGCPSVISQVKIAHNPGGISMDKLTEKYRP
- a CDS encoding EAL domain-containing protein, translated to MNCIHCSPIEPIEDKGILKIRSASPSLASAVQASGFKLTSFQEEVCEISYNTREQLLNVMKLIESAEEAALLTISIIGTEPPSELERWMSLSQLQVRFSNHSLIDIIANKEFCSYMQPIVDYSEQIVGFEFLLRPLPQGTPFQPHILFEVARQSGFHSFLDRAARISAIESSARLLPHGIKRFINFLPSSIYDPQYCLTHTFEAIEQQGLRPEDFVFEVVETEEIGDISHLIRIFAECRSHGALVALDDVGAGYSTVELMSSLQPDYVKIDRGLISFCDLDASKQEAVKEIIERAGAFGGKVLAEGIERREEFKFCRELGIRLAQGYLFGKPAATPPIHFLHAAGMS